AAATATTACAGAAGATATCTCTGTAAAAACTGGAAAAGACAGGCATACATTAAGACTGTCTTTGGATATTATCAATGTGGGTAACTTCCTGAACAGGAACTGGGGTATTGTGCAGGCAGCAACAGTCAATAACTTCCTGAAGTTTGAAGGCCTGGCTGCTGATGGTAAGACGCCTTTATTCTCATTCCCGTATGCTGATTCCAAAAACCAGGTGCCTTATGTGAATAGTTATGCAAATAACACAGCTATTCTTTCAAGATGGCAGATGCAGTTTGGTATCAGGTATATACTTAACTAGCACCCATTTCATAAATAGTAATTGATAATCAATACTTAATTGACAATCGTGAAATGAGTTCTGATTGATCTTTTAATAAAACGCGCGGCGACCCCCAGGTTGCCGCGCGTTTTTTATTTTGCCAATGCCAGCGAAGGCATTCCTTTTATCTTGCGATTCCAGTAACTGATATAAATCGTTCCGATCACGGAAGGCAGTGTCCACATTACCAGCGTTTGCAGGTGCAAACCGGCTACCATAAAGGCGGTAATAGAAGCAATCAGGGCCGCTACCATCCTCCCTATATGACTACTCAGCCATGCATTTTTCTTCTCTTTAAAAACCCTGAAAGTGTAAAAATCCTTTAGTGTCATATACAAACCAAAGCCGCCAAAGAACGCAAACAATACAGCATTGCCGCCCTTGTGCATCGTAAGCTGGTAAATGCCGATCAGCAGCATCAGTACAGAAGCACCGAGCATCGTACCTGATATAGTTTTATCAATCGTATCTGCACTGCTTTTTATATCGCCTTTGAACGTAAGCGCGCGGTTGCCAGCCAGCACCAGGTAAATAGTATACACGCCGATTAAAAACAAAAACAGGTTCTCATGGCCCGGCATTCTGGCAATCACCAGCGATACCAGGGAACTGATAAACATGGAATAAGAAAATGCTTTACCACTGTTCTTATGCAGCTTACTACCTTTTTTTACGGCAATGCCGGCAATGCCACTGATCAGCCCAAGGCCGCCAAAAAAGGCATGTATATAAATCAGGATCTTTACAAGCGTTTCCATAATAGTAACAATTGAGGGTTAATGGGTATTCACTCATTTTTAAAACTTGCCGGGGGCAAATGCAAAATGAGTGAATGCCGTTTAATTACATTTGGCCAGGTATCTTTCTGTCTCTGCCAGGCCCCAGTGTGGATATAGATCTGCGGGCTTTTCCGTCTTGAACAATTCTGCTGCTTTTACAAACAGTGGTTTCGCTTTTTCCTTTCCACCACCAATGTATTCGGGTTTACCAAAAGTAGAAGCACCATCCAGGAAGTAGAGGCGGGGATTGTTAGGATCCAGTTTATATCCTTCCTGCAGGTAAGTATACGCCTTGATGCCATAGGTTTTAAAACGCTCCATGGGGTTTACCAGCATCTGTATAGTCGATGCCATATTGTGGATGGTGCAGAGCTCCGCATTTTTCTGGATAGCTTCTCCTTTTGCTGCCAGCTCATTTGCTTTCTGACCTACGGCATCTTTATCCGCTTTAGGATCGCCAAAACCAATGCGGGTCTGTGCCAGTCCTGCATAATAGTAAGGCAGCCACTGTGTTTTTTCTGCATCTCCGATCCGTTCAAATGCCTGCGATACTTCAGTGAGTTGTTCCGGGGTTTTAGCAGAATCGAGTAGCATAAGGTTATGCTGCATTGCAGCTACATATTTGCTGCTTTGAGCATGCACACCCATGGTGGTCAGTAAAGCAAAGGCTAAGATGATTTGTTTCATGGTGATATTTTAAAGGTTATCAATTGCGTCTTGTCTTCTGTCTATACCCCAGTTCAGGATCAGGCCAACGAAGAAGGTTCGTTGTGCCGGTGGCAGAATGGGTTGTTTGACCATGGCATTATAAGAGTAGTTGTAGCCTGCTATATTCGTACGGCCCAGCAGGTTGGTGGCAGATGCATACCAGATTGCGGCTGCTTTGCCCATCCTGGTCAGGTGGTAAATACTCAGGTCCAGTGTCTGGTAGCCGTTCGTTTTGCCCTGATCTTTGATGTAATATGTTTTGCCGCTGCCATCAGGTAGTATGGCATAATAAGGCCTGCCGGTAGCAAAGGTATAAGTAAGACTGGCACCGGTGCCGATTTTTGTGATAAACCGTTTCACAGAGGCGGTGGCGGTGTGGTTGGCTGCAATACCCGGCATGAGTGCTGTTGGGTAATTCAGGTAATCACGTTTCGTATCCAGGTAGGAATAACTGAGACTGTAATCCAGGTGCTTGAAAGTGGACTTATCACGGAAATACAGTTCAACTCCTTTGGCATAACCACTGCCGCTGTTATTGTACGAAGGCACAGTTTTAACCAGGTCTTCATATTGCTTGTAGAAAGCTTCCACTCTCAGGAAGGTACCACGTACCTGTCGCTGGTAGTTGATGATATAGTGAGTGGCTTTGGTATAATCCAGTGATGGGCTGACCTGCAAATAGGAGTTCTCTGGTTTCTGGTAGAACTGTCCGTATGCAGCAGAGATGGTAGATCCTTTGCCCATCCTATAGGCCAATGAGGCACGGGGTGCCACTTTGGCCTTTTGAAGGATGGAAGAATATTCAGCCCTGACACCAACCGTGGCCACGAGCGAATTCGTAAAGTAAAGTTCTGTTTCAGCAAAGCCTGCAGTTAGCTGATCAGGCAAATGCTTATTAACGCTATTATAAACAAAGTCATATTGTGAGTACCAGTATTCACTTCCAAAGCGAATGGTATTCAGGTTGCTGAATCTTTTCTCGATCACGGCTTTTCCCTGTACCAGGCTTTCCTTTCTGTCAAGCCTGAAGTTCACCGTATCCAGCCAGTATTTTTCGAAGGTATATTGCGGCACATTGTGTGCATCCTGCAATTGACTGCGGATGCTGTCGTGGGTAATGCTGTAGCTGGCAGAGAGTGTCATTTTCCATCCATCTCCCAGGTTCTCTTTCCAGCTGATGGCATTGAACCAGTTGTAATTACTGAGGGTAAGGGCAGTTTTCATATCAACACTGTCAATGTTGAAGTTGCGTACACCCAGTTTGTTATAACTGAAAGTAGTGTAGTATTTAATCATCCCGTTTTGGGTCTTGATGCGGAAATTGGCATCTGCATTATGAAACCGCGGACGGATAAAATAATCGGGTGTTTGTTTCACCAGCGCATAATACAGGCTGGTGTTGGTATATTGATAATTGAAGCCAAAGGACGATTTGCCGTTCTTAGCCAGTTGCTGTATACCCAGGCTGTTCTGGATAGGAGAGATGAAGGCATTGGCTTCTGATTGCTGGGGGAGATCGATGGTTTCCATGATCAATACGGAACTGAGGGCTTGTCCGTACAGGGCGGAATAACCACCGGTGCTGAAAGCAAACCCTTTGAACAGGGTAGCGGGGTACCTGCCGCGGCTGGGTATATTAGAGGCACTCAGGTAGTAGGGTCTGTTCACCAGGGAGCCGTCTATGAACTGTTTAGCCTCATAGCTGTCGCCGCCTCTTACAAAAAGGCCTTCCTGGTTACTGATCTGCTGTGCACCGGGCAGGGTATTGACGGCACGGGAAATGTCTGCATTGGCACCAGCCGTGGTTTGCACGTCCAGGGAGCTTAATACAGTCAATCCTTTTTTACCCATGCCTCCTCCGAAGGCCCCTGCGGTGACCGTGACGGCATTCAGTTCACTGATCTTTTCCTTCAGGGCAAAGTCCAGTTGAACGGGCTGGCCTGCCAGGGTAATGGTTTGTATTTTGGTTTCATACCCCGTGGCCGAAGCGACCACCGTAATAGTACCTTTTTCCGTGGTACGGATCCGGAAATGTCCGCTGGAATCCGTGGTCGTACCATCGTAGGTGTCTTTTAAAGCAACAGATACCCCGGGTATTGCCTGCTTTTTGTTGTCCGTAACCGAACCGGTTATTTGCGCCTGCCCAAGGGCTACGGTGGTTAAAAGCAGGAACAATATTGTGGTAAGTATCTTATTGTACATACAGTAAGGGTTAATTTAGTTTGGATGCGTGCAGGTCCTTAATCCTTCCTATTTCTTTTTTGAAGAGCAGGAAGCTTACCGGCTTGTTTAAATATCCAATATTGGCTAATTGTCTGGGTAATATATCCAGCACATAGTCATATGGATACTTGGTGACGAAAACATATACAATGTCTTTCTGGAAAATGTCGTCAAACACCAGGTTTTCTATACCTGTAATACTGACGTCTATAAAAACTATATCCGGAGCGGACTTTCTGATCGTAGACAGTATGTCGGAGGCTTTGGCCAATTTGGCAATGAGCCGTATTCCATCCGTCTGACTGATATAGTATTCCAGCATATCAACACTGAGCGGGTCTTCGTCTATTATGATGCATGTCAAATACATTGCTGGTAGGTAATTAATGAAAAAAGAGATTAGGCGGTCACAGTCGCTAAGCTGGATACACCGGTAGGCAGGGTATTGATAGAAGAATAGTTGTTGCCCTGACCATTGGAGCCCTTTCCACAACCGCAGGCGTTCAGCTTGCTGATGATTTCCTTGTTCAGGCTCAGGTTTGATTGTTTGCCGGTAGTTTGTTTTGCTTGTTTCATAGTGGTAGTTTTTTTGTTTGTTGATTACGATACAAACTTTCAACTTTTCCCGCCGGGCAAAAATTCTTTTAGACCAAAGTGATGTCTTGCCCAACGAAATGATCAAATCGTTTCATTTCGCCTTGCCGGCAATGGCCCCACAAGGCGAAAAAAGCCTCCCATAAACAAGGAATTACGCCAAAAAAAACATATCTTCATGAGCATACGTAGCAAATGACCCAGTCGAGACACCCTGATTTCTAATAGTTTAGTGGAGGACATGAAACCAAGACCATTTAATTTTGCCCGATTACTTATCCCGGAGAATGTTAAGTATGTACACATCGTATTCTGGTGTATCATGTTAGCGCTGTATACCCTGAATATTATGTTCCTTTTCTCGACAAATGCACTTATTTCCCTCATATTCGGTTTAAGGAACCTGCTGGGGGCCATGACATTCTTTTATTTCATCTTTTATGTGCTGGTACCGGTTTTCCTGAAAAAGAAGAAACGGGCGCTGTTCCTTGTCGGCCTCTTAGTGCCCTTCTGGCTCTGGGCAGTGATCAACTATGTGTTTATGTCGCTGCTGGTTAATAACTTCTCTATATCTGACAGGGATCTGCTGGCCTCTGTAAAGGTCATTGCCGACAAATCGATCTGGCAGATCCTGGCACCGCATACTGTTTTCCAGACTTTCATCGGGGTACTCATGATCGTGACACCTCCTATTACTATTAAACTGGTCGAAGAGATCTCCCGGTCTATGACCAGGTCACTCCGCCTGGAAAGAGATAACCTGAACCTGGAGGTGAGTTTCCTGCGATCACAACTGAATCCGCACTTTTTATTCAATACCCTTAATAATATCTATTCGCTGTCTGTCAGGAATAATCCAAAAGCACCCGAATTGATTATGCAGCTCTCCGATATGCTGCGGTATACATTGTACGAATCCAACCGCGAAGTAGTAGAGCTGTCGAAAGAAGCCGATTTCCTATATAACTATGTTCAGTTAGAGAAAGCCAGGTATGGAAAGGATGTAGATATCCAGTTTATCTACGATTCAGAATCCCTGGAAGGGTTCAAGATCGTACCCCTGCTCACATTCCCGTTCATCGAGAATTCATTCAAGCACGGGCTGGATACCACCACCAAAGATCCCTGGCTAAAGATTTCATTTGAGGTGGCGGACAATACCCTCTATTTTGAAATCGCAAACAGTAAAGGAGACGAATCATTATTCAAACATCATAAAGAATCCGGAACGGGGGGGATAGGGATTGCAAATACGCAGAAACGCCTGTCCTTATTATACCAGGATAAATATTCATTGTCGATTAACAATAGTCCGGACTCCCATAGTATCAACCTTAACATAACTCTTATCTAGCCATGAAGAAAATCAAATGCATCATTGTCGATGATGAGCCATTATCCCGGGAATTGTTAGAAAGTCATATCGAGCGCATACCCTTCTTAGAGCTTGTCAAATCCTGCGCTGATGCTTTCGATGCGATAGACATATTGCAGACAGATACCATTGAACTCCTGATCACAGATATCCAGATGCCAAGGATCAATGGCCTGGAACTGATCAAATCATTGTCTAATCCGCCTTTCCTCATCTTTGCCACGGCTTATTCCAATTATGCCATCGAGGGGTATGATCTGAATGCGGTAGACTTTTTATTAAAGCCTATTTCGTTCGAAAGATTTTTAAAAGCGATCAATAAAGCAAAGAAAGATATTGATCAGAAAACGGGTGAAACCGCAGCAGCTGCTACGCCTGTAGGCCAGTCACAACATGCCTTACAGCCACAACACCTGTTTGTGAAAGATGGACATAAATTATCCAAGATCTTATTCGAAGATATTCTGTACATCGAAGGGATGAAAGACTATATCAAAATAGTCACCAAACAAAAGAACGTAGTGACTTATATGCGTATGAAGAGTATAGAAGAAGTGCTGCCTGAAACACAGTTCGTACGTATCCACAAGTCATATATCATACATCTTCCTGCTATCAAATCAGTCGTTGGTAATTCAATAGAATTAATCAATAATGAATCTATCATCATTTCAAAACAACATAAACAAATGCTGATCGACCGGTTAAATGTAGCTGGTAAAGTATAGTAAAAGCCCCGTCAGTATTGCGGATAGCCCGCTCCAACACTATGTTGGAGCGGGCTTCCTGTTTTTAAGCGCATAAATACACGATATCTAAACGCTGGTCTGTTTGGTGTGGTAAACTTTCAATTTCGTCTAAAAGAGTTTTTACGCGAATGCTTTTGTCAGACATTTGAATCATCGAAGCAAACATACACAAAACGAAAAACGAAAAATGATTGCGATTCGATACAAGGTTTGAAGAGAATGAAATTTGGTTGTGTAGAAACAGCATCTTGTCTAAAAAAATTTTCTAAGTGAACGTTTCAAAGCAATTTTAAACCATCAATCAAAACTGAAAATAAAAACATGGAACTTAAAAATTACAGCACAGTATCGAATGCCTTCTACAAGGTGGTGCAGACTGGAGCCAAAATAGATGAACTGATCACAGCCATCAAAACCACCAGCCTGCCTGCTTCTGAGAAATATGCATACCAGGCATTCTGTTACGCGATGATGGCAAAAGAAGCTTCCGGAATGTTGCAGAAAGGAAAATATATCCAGCAGTATGGTGAGTTCATTGGTAAGTCTATCGTGATCGACAACGACTGCTACGAAGCAAGACTGATGCGCTTTATTGTTGAAAAAAGATTGTCAGAAGTAAACTTCGTCAATCACACACAAACTGATATTGAATTCCTCTCCGCAAATGTCGAAACGATACAGGACGATTGTTTAAAGCACGTAACCTTAAAAGCCCTTTCAAATGTATAAGGACTCATTTTTCATACCCTTTACTGAACATCACGACTCCATCATAATAGATGCCACACAGTCTAAGAGTTATACTTATGAAGAAGTGTATAGCCAGATTGCTGACATCGCAGCGGGGATCGGACAACTACAACTGGCAAAACATTCTATCGTCGTTATCTATGGTTACAAGAATGCATTCAAATCGTTGTTGCTGTTCTTCTCCTGCCTGAAATGTGACCTGATCCCTTTCCTGGTAGAAACCGGTGGATTGAGTAAGATCACTGATCTCAAATTCAACGCGATCATTGCAGAAGCAGCCATTGCCGATAGTATAGTAGAAAATGCTACCGCACAAAAAGTAAATGATGCATTCATCTATCACAATATACACGAGGATGTTTATGTAGGTGATGAAAATGATCTGCTGGTGGTATCCAGTTCTGGTACAACCGCAGGAACACCTAAAAAGATCCTTTTAGGCAAACAGCAAACTATTGCAAACATTGCCTCTAACAGGGAAGCGATGGCTATCACAAAGGATGATGTGACGCTGGTGTTATTGCCTGTATCTTATTCCTACGGCCTCATTGCACAGTTCCTTACACATTTCTTTACAGGAGCAAAGATCGTACTGGGCGAAAGATTGCTGGGCATCTTACAGCTGCCGCAGCTCTTTCAGAAACACCAGATCACGAATGTGTTTATGACACCACTCCTGGCAAGATTGATCTTATACTATTATCAAAAGATCCCTAAGATCAAAAACACCCTGCGCTTCCTCACCATGGGAGGAGATAAGCCACACCTGCCTACCTTCCAGAAGGTATTCAGACTGTTCAGCTGCCCAATCTATAGCACTTATGGCCTGGCAGAAGCAGGACCCAGGGTCGCTACCTGCAAGTACAACGACGTACCTGGGAAAGATAGTGAAGCCTGCATTGGCCTTGTCAATCCGGGTATCACACTCAGGGTTGCTGCCACGGAAAAATACCAGGACAAGTATAACGATACGCCTATCGGCTATCTGCAGATAGAAAGTCCTTCCATCTACCTCGGTTATATCAGGGGCAATGTACTGGACAGACCTGCTTCCAATGCAGTACTTACTACAAAAGATATTGTAGTGAAGAAGAACGACCGCTACTTTATCCTGGGCAGGGAAGGCGATTTCATCGAATACAAAGACAGGATCATCTGGTTCAACAGTCTCTCCGATGAGCTGTATCATGCCCCCGAAGTACTGAAAGTAAGCATCCGTAAGGATAGTGAAGACAGGATGGAGATAGGCGTCTTTCACAGGAACAAGATCAATATTCCCGAAGTGGAACAGGCCCTGAAAGAGAAGTACGACCTGCATGCAGGTGATCATTACGACCTCAAACTAATAGAGTTTAATAATACCTATTACAAATGACCCGTCTATTCATTACTGAAATAAAACCAGCAGCTGACCCAAACAGCATGGACACAATCAAGGCATATTTCAGTGATGAATTAGTAAACAGGTTAACGAAATCTCCCGGGGCGGGGCACTGGTTAAAGAGAGTGACATCCAGGTTAATGCTTGTACAGATCTTTAAGGAACTGGAACTGGATGTAACGCTACTCAGGGGCCTGCATTACAATAGGCATGGAAAGTTAGTGATGGATACGGGAACCCCCAATATATCTATCTCTTATAGCAACAGCATCGTAGCATGTGTAGTAAGTGAACACAAAATAGGTGTCGATATCGAAGATATCAGTGAGCCGCCTGCCAGCAAAACAATGACCCTGCTGGAAAAATGGACAGGCAGAAAAGTAAAGGACCAGATGGACTTCTTTATGCTCTGGACACAGATTGAATCGATCGCTAAGCTATACGACGACAAAGGATTGGCTGATATATTCTACGGCAATCTGCTATCAGAAAAACATTATACCCGACAATATCTTTTAAACAATAACTACCTCGTATCCATGTCTGCACTGACATGCCTGGATACTGCTGGCCAAATAAAAACATTGACTATATGACAACGGCAGAATTTGATACCCTGAAGCCATCTGCGCTACTACCCCACAGAGAGCCAATGTTGCTGGTGGATAAGGTATTGCACACAGACTTTAAAAATACCATTACAACCGAAACTGAAATAGGGGAGGACATGATTTTCCTGAAAGGACATTTCCCCGGTTATCCCTTACTACCAGGTGTGATCATCATCGAGGCCATGTTCCAGGCATCCGGTGTACTCAACAGGGTGGCTACCCTGGAAAGAGATGGTGAAGCAAAACAGAAAACAAAACTGGGCAAGGCTGTGAAAGTAAAATCAGCTACGTTCTACAAGGAAGTGTTGCCCGGCGATAAACTGGTGATTACATCTGAGCGCATCAAGAATATCCTCAACTTCAGCGAATACAAGGCGGTCGCCACAGTAAACGGAGAAGTAGTATGTAAAGCAGAAATCACTTTATCTATAAGCATATGAAAAATAATAACAAGATCCTGATCACTGGCCTTGGCAGCGTTTCCCCACTGGGATATGGTTCTGCTGCCGCATGGGAGAAGATCCTTGCAGGCGAAAATGGTCTCAGCATAAAAAGCAACTGGACCAATGCCAGTATTCAACCCCAGTACTATGGCGAAGCCCCTGCAATAGAATTCGCCAGCGAAGTAAAATGGGATGACCGTTTCCCTCCCCAGCAATATTCTAAACTCGGTTTGCTGGCCTGCAAGAAAGCACTGGACGATGCAGGCATTGTACTCGAAGCATCCGACAACGAAATCGGCCTGGTGATAGAAACCAGTCTCGGTGCCACCGCTTCGGTAGAAGATTACCTGTATGACCTGTACCGTTTCGGTCTCCAGAAAATAAGCCCGGTGAAGTTTACGAAAACCGTTGCCAACACCGTACTAGGCGATATCTCAAGGGTTTTCAAACTGAACGGCCCCAGCTCTTTGATCTATAATTCCAACAGTATCACCTACGGTTTTGACCTGATCAAAAAAGGCCTTGCTGATATCGTGATCTGTGGCGGTGTAGACCACTACACAGAATTCAGGATCCTGAGTGAGCAGGAAAGCAATCACCTGGTACCTGTAAATGAAGATACGGACCCATTCAGTGCCTCCACCAAAGAGCCTGATGACCGCCGCAATATACTCGGGGATGGTGCCGCCTTCCTGGTGCTGGAAAGTGAAGCCAGCGCGGAACGGAGAGGAGCAAAGCGATATGCAGAACTGGTAGAATACCACAGCTGCTTCGACTATCAGAATGTGGAAGATACCACAAGGCGATCAAAAGAAGTGGTGCAGTCAGCGATCAATGCCCTCAAACCCATCGTTTCGGCCACCGGGAAACTGGTATACCTGAGTGCTTACACTACTGCCGGGCAATTGGAACACAATGAACGGCATCTCCTGGAAGACCTGAATAAACAACACGAAACATACCCCCTGCGGCACAAAGCCTACACCGGTGATATGAAGTCGGCCAGCAGCATCATGGGGGCAAGCATTGCCAGCCAGATCCTGTACAGTGACCGCTTCCCTGAGCCGGATGCCAGCGGAGATCACCCCTCCGGTTTCGCTTATGCCCTGGTCAATACAAGCCATGAAGGTGGCGGTAGCTCACATCTCTTACTTAGAAAAACTAATTAATCATGAAAAATATTTTCATCACCGGTGGTTCCAAAGGAATCGGAAAAGAACTGGTAAAAAGATTCGCCCGCCTGGGTCATCAGGTAGTATTCACTTACCAGTATTCAGCAGAAAGTGCACAGAAAATCGTGGATGAACTCCACGCAGAAGGTTTCCCCAATGTATACACGTTTAAGTGCGATATGGGCAATGAAGCAGAAGTAAAAGCCCTGTTCAAAGGCAATAAGGAGATTCTGAAAGAAGTGGATGTACTGATCAACAATGCAGGCATCCGGGATAGCAAAATGAATGCAAATCCCAAACCCTTCCTCATGACATCGTCTGCAGAGTGGTGGGAAGTGATGCACAACAACGTGAATGGTGTGATGAATACCAGCCGTGCAGTACTCCCTTCCATGATCAAAAGAAAGAACGGCAGGATCATTAATGTGACCTCGCTGGCAGGGATCAAAGGCAACCCAGGGCAATCTGCTTACGCCGCTTCCAAAGCCGCTATCAATTGCTTCTCCAAATCTTTGAGTAAGGAAGTAAAGGGCATGGGTATCATCATCAACTGTGTGGCACCTGGTTTCATAGAAACTGATATGGTAGACAATCTGCCGGATCAATATATCAGCAACAGGGTAGGTAATAGTCTGCTGAAGCGCATGGGTACGACCGATGAGATCTCCAACTTCATTTCTTACCTGGCGCTGGAATGCCCCGAGTTTTTAATCAACCAGGAAATCGTGATCGATGGTGGTATGAACTAATAAAAACTATGTAACATGAAAAAAAGAGTCGTTGTTACCGGTATCGGTGCCATATCAGCCCTCGGCAATAATATCGCTGAGATGACAGAAAGCCTCGAAAATGGCAGCATTAAATACAATGCAATCCCATCAGACAGGTTTAGCACCGCCCACAAACTATTTGCGAATAACAGGGGATTTATGATGGATTATGACCTCTATCAGAGTTCCTGGGATAAGGATGTATCTATCATGAGCGAAGTCGCCGTAAAATGCATCCGGGAGGCCTTAGAAAGCGCTCATCTCTCAGAAGACGAGTTGCACGCCAACAATGCAGGCCTCATCATCGGCACATCAGTAGGTGCCAGTTTCCCGATCCTGCAGCGTATCAGGAAATCAGTGCAGGAAAATGAGGATGATTATGAACTGGCATTGTACTCCACGCCAAAGATCCTCGGCAAGATAGCCAGGGCCTTTAAACTAAATGGATACGTCTCTGCTATTTCTACAGCCTGTGCTTCAGGCACCAACTCGATAGGCAGGGCCTTTGACCTGATCGAAAATGGGAAGGCGGATATCATGATCAGTGGTGGTATGGACATCTTTACGGAGCTCACCTATACAGGGTTCAATTCCCTGATGGCCATCTCCAAAACAAAGTGTAAGCCTTTTACCAAATCGAGAGACGGTATGTCGCTGGGCGATGGCTGTGCCATCCTGATCCTGGAGAGCCTGGAATCTGCTGTCGAAAGGGGTGCTACGATCTACGCAGAGATCAAAGGCTATCACATACTCAACGAAGCCTATCACGCAACTGCACCTCATCCTGACGGCATCTATGCACTGAAGTGTATGAAGAGTGCCCTGGCATATGGTGGTATGAGTACCGAAGATGTGGATTATATCAATGCACATGGCACGGGTACCGGCAAGAATGACAGTGCGGAACTAAAAGGGTGTGAAGCCTTGTTGCACGAGAAGACGACGAAGACCTATGTCGGATCTACCAAGTGCCTCACGGGGCATACCCTGGGCGCAGCAGGCAGCATAGAAGCGATCATCAGCATCCTGAGTATGCAGCACAATGCTCTCTATGCGAACTATGAGGCGGACGATCTGCCTGAATCTGAAAAGATCGAATTCGTCACACAAAACAAAAATAACATTCCGCTGGATACAGTGTTGTCCAACTCCTTTGGCTTCGGCGGAAACATGGCCAGTATTTTACTCACTAAATATAAAAATTAAAAAAACCTTTAAAAACTTATAATTATGGAACACATCGTAATCGAACAAAAAGTAAAAGAAGTTCTCATCAGTGTACTGAACCTGAACAAAACTGTTGATGAATTATCTAATGATCAGGCCTTATTTGGCAATGACGAAAACCCGGGTCTGTTTGATGACTCCCTGGCTGTACTGGAAGTTACCTCTGTACTGATGGCAGAATTCGAGCTGGAAGCATCTGACTTCGGCGAAGAAAGCTTCAAAACTGTAGGTACCCTTGCGCAGCGCATCTATGATGTATTGCACCTGGCTGTTGTTTAATCGGAAAT
This window of the Chitinophaga sancti genome carries:
- a CDS encoding DUF2306 domain-containing protein; this encodes METLVKILIYIHAFFGGLGLISGIAGIAVKKGSKLHKNSGKAFSYSMFISSLVSLVIARMPGHENLFLFLIGVYTIYLVLAGNRALTFKGDIKSSADTIDKTISGTMLGASVLMLLIGIYQLTMHKGGNAVLFAFFGGFGLYMTLKDFYTFRVFKEKKNAWLSSHIGRMVAALIASITAFMVAGLHLQTLVMWTLPSVIGTIYISYWNRKIKGMPSLALAK
- a CDS encoding TonB-dependent receptor, producing MYNKILTTILFLLLTTVALGQAQITGSVTDNKKQAIPGVSVALKDTYDGTTTDSSGHFRIRTTEKGTITVVASATGYETKIQTITLAGQPVQLDFALKEKISELNAVTVTAGAFGGGMGKKGLTVLSSLDVQTTAGANADISRAVNTLPGAQQISNQEGLFVRGGDSYEAKQFIDGSLVNRPYYLSASNIPSRGRYPATLFKGFAFSTGGYSALYGQALSSVLIMETIDLPQQSEANAFISPIQNSLGIQQLAKNGKSSFGFNYQYTNTSLYYALVKQTPDYFIRPRFHNADANFRIKTQNGMIKYYTTFSYNKLGVRNFNIDSVDMKTALTLSNYNWFNAISWKENLGDGWKMTLSASYSITHDSIRSQLQDAHNVPQYTFEKYWLDTVNFRLDRKESLVQGKAVIEKRFSNLNTIRFGSEYWYSQYDFVYNSVNKHLPDQLTAGFAETELYFTNSLVATVGVRAEYSSILQKAKVAPRASLAYRMGKGSTISAAYGQFYQKPENSYLQVSPSLDYTKATHYIINYQRQVRGTFLRVEAFYKQYEDLVKTVPSYNNSGSGYAKGVELYFRDKSTFKHLDYSLSYSYLDTKRDYLNYPTALMPGIAANHTATASVKRFITKIGTGASLTYTFATGRPYYAILPDGSGKTYYIKDQGKTNGYQTLDLSIYHLTRMGKAAAIWYASATNLLGRTNIAGYNYSYNAMVKQPILPPAQRTFFVGLILNWGIDRRQDAIDNL
- a CDS encoding LytR/AlgR family response regulator transcription factor codes for the protein MYLTCIIIDEDPLSVDMLEYYISQTDGIRLIAKLAKASDILSTIRKSAPDIVFIDVSITGIENLVFDDIFQKDIVYVFVTKYPYDYVLDILPRQLANIGYLNKPVSFLLFKKEIGRIKDLHASKLN
- a CDS encoding sensor histidine kinase; translated protein: MKPRPFNFARLLIPENVKYVHIVFWCIMLALYTLNIMFLFSTNALISLIFGLRNLLGAMTFFYFIFYVLVPVFLKKKKRALFLVGLLVPFWLWAVINYVFMSLLVNNFSISDRDLLASVKVIADKSIWQILAPHTVFQTFIGVLMIVTPPITIKLVEEISRSMTRSLRLERDNLNLEVSFLRSQLNPHFLFNTLNNIYSLSVRNNPKAPELIMQLSDMLRYTLYESNREVVELSKEADFLYNYVQLEKARYGKDVDIQFIYDSESLEGFKIVPLLTFPFIENSFKHGLDTTTKDPWLKISFEVADNTLYFEIANSKGDESLFKHHKESGTGGIGIANTQKRLSLLYQDKYSLSINNSPDSHSINLNITLI
- a CDS encoding LytR/AlgR family response regulator transcription factor, yielding MKKIKCIIVDDEPLSRELLESHIERIPFLELVKSCADAFDAIDILQTDTIELLITDIQMPRINGLELIKSLSNPPFLIFATAYSNYAIEGYDLNAVDFLLKPISFERFLKAINKAKKDIDQKTGETAAAATPVGQSQHALQPQHLFVKDGHKLSKILFEDILYIEGMKDYIKIVTKQKNVVTYMRMKSIEEVLPETQFVRIHKSYIIHLPAIKSVVGNSIELINNESIIISKQHKQMLIDRLNVAGKV
- a CDS encoding AMP-binding protein, which encodes MYKDSFFIPFTEHHDSIIIDATQSKSYTYEEVYSQIADIAAGIGQLQLAKHSIVVIYGYKNAFKSLLLFFSCLKCDLIPFLVETGGLSKITDLKFNAIIAEAAIADSIVENATAQKVNDAFIYHNIHEDVYVGDENDLLVVSSSGTTAGTPKKILLGKQQTIANIASNREAMAITKDDVTLVLLPVSYSYGLIAQFLTHFFTGAKIVLGERLLGILQLPQLFQKHQITNVFMTPLLARLILYYYQKIPKIKNTLRFLTMGGDKPHLPTFQKVFRLFSCPIYSTYGLAEAGPRVATCKYNDVPGKDSEACIGLVNPGITLRVAATEKYQDKYNDTPIGYLQIESPSIYLGYIRGNVLDRPASNAVLTTKDIVVKKNDRYFILGREGDFIEYKDRIIWFNSLSDELYHAPEVLKVSIRKDSEDRMEIGVFHRNKINIPEVEQALKEKYDLHAGDHYDLKLIEFNNTYYK
- a CDS encoding 4'-phosphopantetheinyl transferase family protein, encoding MTRLFITEIKPAADPNSMDTIKAYFSDELVNRLTKSPGAGHWLKRVTSRLMLVQIFKELELDVTLLRGLHYNRHGKLVMDTGTPNISISYSNSIVACVVSEHKIGVDIEDISEPPASKTMTLLEKWTGRKVKDQMDFFMLWTQIESIAKLYDDKGLADIFYGNLLSEKHYTRQYLLNNNYLVSMSALTCLDTAGQIKTLTI